A region from the Methanofollis liminatans DSM 4140 genome encodes:
- a CDS encoding CxxC-x17-CxxC domain-containing protein, whose translation MYGNRFGGQRGGDNFSRGPRDMHKAVCSDCGKECEVPFQPTEGRPVYCRECLPKHRKPRY comes from the coding sequence ATGTACGGCAACAGATTTGGTGGCCAGAGGGGTGGAGACAACTTCTCCCGCGGCCCCCGCGATATGCACAAGGCAGTCTGTTCTGACTGCGGTAAAGAATGTGAAGTGCCCTTCCAGCCGACTGAGGGGAGACCTGTCTACTGCCGGGAGTGCCTTCCCAAGCATAGGAAACCCAGGTACTAA